GGTCCGTCTTCAGCGCACCGTAGCCGCGGCCGTCGTACTCCGCCTCGAGGTCGGCGACCGGGCGCGCGGTGAGCGCCGAGTAGATCGTCAGCAGGTTGCTGATGCCCGGCTTCCCCTCGGGGTCGAAGCGGATCTCCGAGCCGGAGTCGGTGACGGCGGAGCGCACCTTCTTGGCGCTCACCTTGGGCTCGTCGAGGAGCTCGATGATGCCTGCCGGTGAGGACGCCGACTTCGACATCTTGGCCCGGGGCTCCTGCAGGTCGGTGATCTTGGCCGTCGCCTTGAGGATGTAGGGCTCCGGCAGCCGGAAGGTCTTCTTGTAGCGGTGGTTGAAGCGCTGGGCGAGGTCACGCGTCAGCTCGAGGTGCTGGCGCTGGTCCTCGCCGACGGGCACGAAGTGCGGCCGGTAGAGCAGGATGTCGGCCGCCTGGAGCACCGGATAGGTGAAGAGCCCCACGCTCGCGGCGCCCTCGCCGTTCTTGGCCGACTTGTCCTTGAACTGGGTCATCCGTCGGGCCTCACCGAAGCCGGTCAGGCACTGCAGGACCCAGGAGAGCTGGGCGTGGGCCGGGACCTGGCTCTGCACGAAGATCGCCGACCGCTCCGGGTCGACCCCCATGGCCAGCAGCTGGGCCGCGGCCCGCAGCGTCCGCTCCCGGAGCAGCCTGGGGTCCTGCTCGACGGTGATCGCGTGCTGGTCGGCGATGAAGAAGAAGGGCTGGTGCTCCTCCTGGAGGTCCACCCACTGCCGAAGCGCACCGAGGTAGTTGCCGAAGTGGAACGAGTCGGCCGTCGGCTGGATGCCGGAGAGCACGCGGGGGCGGGCTCCGCCCGACGCGGTGCGGGCGGTCTCCGTCTGCGGCTCGGTGAGGGCGGGCATGGGCGCGATTGTGTCAAAGCACCCGGCCCGCCCCCGCCGACGGGTGTCGTACGCCGACCTCGATCCATGTCACCAAAGGGGGGACATCCGCGCCGCGGGTCCCTAGCCTGAGGGCGACCGGGCCGCGGAGACGGCCCCGACACCGGGAGATCCATGCGCCTCGCCCTCGTGACCTCGGGGACCCGCGGGGACGCCCAACCGCTCATCCTGCTGGCGAGGGAGCTCCTCGAACGCGGTCACGAACCGGTCCTCGGGCTGCCCCCCAACCTGGTCGCACTGGGCGAGCAGGCAGGCCTCACCACCCACGCCCTCGGCCCCGACACCCAGCAGCTGGTGGAGTCCGAGCAGGGCCGGGCGTGGTTGGCAGCGGGCGACAGCAAGTCCTTCATGAAGGAGCTGTCGGAGCTGTCGTCGCGTGCCAGCGAGGCGACCACCGCGGGGCTGCTCGCGGCCTGCGAGCGCGCGGAGCTGGTCGTCGCCGGGGTGCTGATGCAGGACCTGGCCCTCCCCCTCGCCGAGGCCCGCGGCATCCCGATGGTGGCCGTGCACTCCTTCCCCTTCGACGCCAACCGGCGCTACCCCAACCTGTTCATGACCAACCGGCGGCTGCCCGGCCCTCTCAACCTGGTCAGCGGCAAGCTGTTCGAGCGGGTGTGGTGGCAGGGCTTCAGCCAGGAGATCAACGCCTTCCGTGCCTCGGTGGGGCTGGAGGCCACCAGCGTCCCCACGGCCCGGCAGATGGCCCGCGACGGGAGGGTCGCGATCCAGGCCTACGACCCCCTCCTCACGCCCGGTCTGGCCGAGGCGTACGGCGAACGCCGACCTCTCGTCGGCTTCCTGGCGCCGGACGGCGGGTTCCGCGACAAGCTGGGCGAGGCCGGGTTGCCGGCGCCGCTGGCGGACTGGCTCGGCGACGGCGAGCCACCCGTCTTCTTCGGCTTCGGCAGCATGCCGGTGCACGACCCGGACGCGGCCGTCACGCTGATCACCGAGGTCGCCCGGCGGCTGGAGGTCCGCGCCGTCGTCAACGCCGGCTGGGGCGGGCTGGCCGCGCTCGACCCCGACGGCACGGACGTGACGGTGGTCGGCCAGGTCGACCACGACGCCCTGCTTCCCCGCTGCCGCGCCGCGGTCCACCACGGCGGCGCCGGGACGACGTACGCCAGTCTCGCGGCGGGTGTCCCGACCGTGGTCTGCTCGGTCTTCGCGGACCAGCCCTTCTGGGGAGCCCGTCTCGAGGAGCTCGGCCTCGGGGCGACGCTGCGGTTCGCGGACCTCGACGCCGACCGGCTCGAGGGCGCGCTCCGCAGGGCGCTCGATCCCGCGGTGGCGGGACGGGCTGCCGCGGTCGGCGGGGAGCTGCGGGCCCGCCCCTCGGCGACCTCGCGCGCCGTCGACATCATCGAGGCGGCGCTGGCGGGCTGAGCCCGGCTCAGCCGTGGCTGTGGCGCAGCCGCGCCGACCAGGCCAGGACCAGCAGGCCCAGCCCCGCGAGCACGGCGCCGACGATCGCCGGGGCACGGTAGCCCCAGCCGGCAGCGATGACCAGGCCACCGAGCCAGGCGCCGAGCGCGTTGGCGACGTTGAGGGAGGCGTGGTTCATCGCGGCACCCATGGTCTGGGCCTCCTCGGCGACCGACATCAGCCGCAGCTGGAGGGCCACCACGAGGACCGACCCGGTCACGGTGATGCCGAAGAGCACCGGCAGCGTCCACCAGCCCGCCGGGGCGAGCAGCGCGAAGAGCAGGAGCAACAGGCCCTGTCCGGCGCCGCCGATGAACATCGAGCGCATCACCGACCAGTCGGCCATCCGCCCCGCCAGCCAGGTGCCGGCGACCATGCCGAGCCCGAAGACGAACAGGAAGACCGGCGCGACCGCCTCCGGCAGTCCCCCGACCTCGGTGATCGTCGGCACGATGTAGGTGTAGACGGCGAACATGCCGCCGAAGCCCACGGCGCCGGCGACCAGGGTCAGCAGCACCTGTGGCCGCTTGAGGGCCGCCAGCTCCCGCTTCCAGGTGGCGTCGCTGTCACCCCGCGACGCGGGGACGTAGGCGAGCACGAGGGCCACGGTCACGACGCCCAGGACGGCCACCAGCCAGTAGGCCGTCCGCCAGCCCAGGTTCTGGCCGAGCCAGGTGGCCGCCGGGACGCCGACCACGTTGGCGACGGACAGGCCGAGCATCACCGAGGCGACCGCGCGGCCCCGGCGTGCGGCCGGGACCATGCTCGCGGCGACCAGCGACGCGACACCGAAGTAGGCGCCGTGCGGCAGGCCCGCGGCGAACCGCGCCACCAGCAGCGCGCCGTACGAGGTGGCCAGCGCGGAGGCTGCGTTGCCGAGCGCGAAGGCGAGCATCAGCCCCACGAGCAGCGACCGTCGCGGCAGCCGGGCCGCGAGGAACGCGATGGTGGGGGCGCCGACGACCACGCCCAGGGCGTACGCCGAGATCGCGTGGCCGGCCGACGGGATCGACACCTCGACCCCGCGGGCGAGCTGCGGCAGCAGCCCCATCGAGACGAACTCGGTGGTGCCGATCGCGAAGCCGCCCATCGCGAGCGCGACCAGCGCGAGCGTCACGTGGCGGGTGCGCGCAGGCGCGAGCTCGGGCTGGGGGGCGGTGAGGGTCACGAGGGGCTGCAACCGGTCGGCCGGGGCAGGCATTCCATGATCCCGGAACGACTCACTGTCGTGTGGGTCTCACCGTGATCGGGCTGTCCGGCGGCAGGGACGGATGGTCCGCCGCCCGATGCGTCATTTCGCGAGGTGCGCTGACGCATCCGGCGGCGGACTATCCAGCTGTGGCCGCTACAGCGACGCGAGCGCCTCGTTCAGCGTGGTCGAGGGGCGCATCACGGCCGAGGCCTTGGCGGGGTCGGGGCGGAAGTAGCCACCGATGTCGGCCGGCTCCCCCTGCACGCCGACGAGCTCGCCCACGATGGTGTCCTCCTGAGCGGCGAGCCTCTCCGCCAGCGAGCCGAAGGCGGCGGCCAGCTCGGCGTCGTCGTCCTGCTTCGCGAGCTCCTGCGCCCAGTAGAGGGCGAGGTAGAAGTGCGAGCCCCGGTTGTCGATGCCGCCGAGCTTGCGCGAGGGCGACTTGTCGTTCTCCAGGAACGTGCCGGTCGCGCGGTCGAGGGTCTGGGCGAGCACCTTCGCGCGGGCGTTGTCGGTCGAGTCGGCCAGGTGGTCGAACGACGCGGCGAGGGCGAAGAACTCACCCAGGCTGTCCCAGCGCAGGTAGTTCTCCTTGACCAGCTGCTGGACGTGCTTGGGGGCGGATCCGCCGGCGCCGGTCTCGAACAGGCCGCCGCCGTTCATCAGCGGCACGATCGAGAGCATCTTCGCCGACGTACCGACCTCGAGGATCGGGAAGAGGTCGGTGTTGTAGTCGCGCAGCACGTTGCCGGTGACGGAGATGGTGTCCTCACCCTTGCGGATCCGCTCCAGGCTGTACGTCGTCGCCTCGGCGGGCGCCATCACCTCGATCGTCAGTCCCTCGGTGTCGTGCTCGGGGAGGTACTGCTCGACCTTGGCGATCAGGTTGCGGTCGTGGGCGCGCGACTCGTCGAGCCAGAAGACGGCCGGCGAGCCGGTGGCGCGGGCGCGGGAGACGGCGAGCTTGACCCAGTCGCGGATCGAGGCGTCCTTGGTCTGGCACGCACGCCAGATGTCGCCCGGCTGGACCTCGTGCTCGAGGAGCACGTCGCCGGAGGAGGCGACGACCCGGATGGTGCCGGCCGCGGGCGCCTCGAAGGTCTTGTCGTGGGAGCCGTACTCCTCGGCCGCCTTGGCCATCAGGCCCACGTTGGGGACCGAGCCCATCGTTGCGGGGTCGAGCGCGCCGTGCTCGCGGCAGTCGTCGATCACCGCCTGGTAGACGCCGGCGTAGGAGGAGTCGGGGATCACCGCGAGCGTGTCGTGCTCGTCGCCGTCGGGGCCCCACATGTGGCCGCCGCCGCGGATCATCGCCGGCATCGAGGCGTCGATGATCACGTCGGAGGGGACGTGGAGGTTGGTGATGCCGCGGTCCGAGTCGACCATCGCCATCGTCGGCCCCTCGGCCAGCCCGGTCTCGACGGCGGCCTTGATGGCCTCGCCCTCGGGGAGGTCGGCGGCGGCCGACAGCAGGCCGCCCAGGCCGTCGTTGGGCGAGATGCCGGCGGCGCGGAGCTGCTCGCCGTACTGCTCGAAGAGCGTGGGGAAGAAGGCCTGCACGGCGTGGCCGAAGATGATCGGGTCCGAGACCTTCATCATCGTGGCCTTCAGGTGCACGGAGAAGAGCACGTCGTCGGCCTTGGCGCGGGCGATCTGCTCGGTGAGGAAGCGGCGCAGCGCCGCGACGTCCATGAAGGTCGCGTCGACGACCTCGCCGGCGAGCACCTTCAGCTCGTCCTTGAGCACCGTGGTGGTGCCGTCGGCAGCCACGTGCTCGATCCGCAGCGTGTCGTCGGCGTCGACGACCACGGACTGCTCGTTGGAGCGGAAGTCGTGCTCACCCATGGTCGCCACCGACGTCTTCGAGTCGGTCGACCAGGCGCCCATCCGGTGCGGGTGCGCCTTCGCGTAGTTCTTGACCGAGGCGGGCGCGCGGCGGTCGGAGTTGCCCTCGCGCAGCACCGGGTTGACGGCCGAGCCCTTGACCTTGTCGTACTTCGCGCGGGCGTCGCGCTCGTCCTCCGACTGGGGGTTCTCGGGGTAGTCCGGCAGGTCGTACCCCTGCTCCTGCAGCTCCTTGATCGCGGCCTTGAGCTGCGGGATGGAGGCGGAGATGTTCGGCAGCTTGATGATGTTCGCCTCGGGCTTCGTAGCGAGCTCACCCAGCTCTGCGAGAGCGTCGTCGAGCCGCTGCTCGTCGGTCAGCCGGTCGGGGAACTGGGCGATGATCCGGCCGGCCAGCGAGATGTCACGGGTCTCCACCGCCACGCCGGCCTGGGCGGCGTACGCCTCGACGATCGGCTTGAAGGAGTACGTCGCCAGCAGCGGCGCCTCGTCGGTGAGGGTGTAGATGATCCTGGACGCAGCGTTGTCGGTCACGTCCCCGAAACTATCGTGCCGCCCCGGCCTCGGTGAACCCGACCAGCTCTGCCTCCCCGCCGTCCCCGGCCACGGTCTGCTCGAGGACCAGGCCGAGCCCGGGCGCGTAGTACTTGTGCTCGACGAGGCCCGGCTCCAGCGGCGTCGTCTCCTCGGTCACCAGCAGGCCGTCGTAGGAGCCCGAGTCGATCTGGAGGGACTCGTCGAGGGAGAGCACGGTGGCGCGGTCCTCGGCCTCGCCCGCGAGGTGCTCCTGCTGGTAGCCGTCGCCGCGGCGTGGCTCGGCGAGCATCACGACGCCGGCCTCCGCGCCGTCGACCCCGGCCTCCCACGAGCCGGCGGTGTCGGGCCGGCCGCGGTCGTCGTACTCGGTGGTCTCCTCGCCGAAGTACCAGACGTTGCCGTCGACGTCCTGGGCGAACCAGTCCGAGGTCTCCTCGACGACCTCGCCGTCCTCGCCCGTGACGACGTCGCGGACGACGGTGGTCCGTACTCCCGCGACCAGCCGGGTCTCGTCGGTGACCGTCACGGTGATCGTCTCGCCGTCCGTCGACTCGTAGACCCACTCGGAGCCGGGTGTCAGCGGCAGCCAGCGGTTGTCGATCCCGGACACGAAGTCGTCCGGGTCGGGCGAGGGCGTCGGGATCTCGAGCAGGTCCACGCCCGTGGGGTCGACCGTGGGCGGGTCGCTGGCGCATCCCGAGGCGACCGCGGCGACCAGCAGCACGGCGACCGCTCGGAGCGGTGCCGGAGGACGCAGGGCCATGTCCACAGCATGTCCTACCGCTGCTAGCGTCGGACGGGTCCCACCCGCTCCCGTCCCGCACCCTGCGTCTAGGAGTACGACGTGTCCCACCATCTCTCCGGTCCGCTCAAGGTGGCCGTCACCGGCGCCGCCGGCCAGATCGGCTACAGCCTGCTCTTCCGCCTCGCCAGTGGCGCGCTGCTGGGCCCGGACCGCCCCGTGGAGCTGCGGCTGCTGGAGATCGAGCCCGCCCTCAAGGCGCTCGAGGGCGTCGTCATGGAGCTCGACGACTGCGCCTTCCCGACGCTCGCGGGCGTGGAGATCGGCGCGGACCCCGAGAAGATCTTCGACGGCGTCAACCTCGCCCTCCTCGTGGGCGCCCGCCCGCGCGGCCCCGGCATGGAGCGCGGCGACCTGCTCGAGGCCAACGGCGCGATCTTCACCGCGCAGGGCAAGGCGCTCAACTCCGTGGCCGCGGACGACGTACGCGTGGGCGTGACCGGCAACCCCGCCAACACCAATGCGCTGATCGCGATGACCAACGCCCCCGACATCCCGGCGGAGCGGTTCTCCGCGCTGACGCGGCTCGACCACAACCGGGCGATCTCGCAGCTCTCGGCCAAGACCGACGCGGCCGTGACCGAGATCAAGAAGATGACCATCTGGGGCAACCACTCCGCCACCCAGTACCCCGACGTCTTCCACGCCGAGATCGGCGGCCGCAACGCCGCCGAGGTCGTCGACGACCAGGCCTGGATCGAGAACGACTTCATCCCGACCGTCGCCAAGCGTGGCGCGGCGATCATCGAGGCGCGGGGCTCCTCCTCGGCCGCCTCGGCCGCGTCCGCGACCATCGACGCCGCCCGCGACTGGCTGCTCGGCTCCGCCGCCAACGACTGGGTCTCGATGGCCGTGAAGTCCGACGGCTCCTACGGCGTGCCGGAGGGGATCATCTACTCCTTCCCCGTCACCACGCACGAGGGGAACTGGGAGATCGTCCAGGGCCTCGAGATCGACGACTTCTCCCGCGGCCGGATGGACGCGACGGCCGCCGAGCTCGAGGACGAGCGCCAGGCGGTCACGGAGCTCGGGCTGATCTGAGCGGCCCGCCTGACTGCTCAGAGGGGCTGGTTCGGGATCGTCCCCGCCAGGAAGATCACCGACGCCCCGACCACGATGAGCAGGCCGGCGTCGAGCAGGCGGTTGCGTACGGCGAGCATGCCGGCGTGCTGGGCAGGCAGCACCAACCGGCAGACCGCGGCGAAGAGCAGCGAGCCGCCGAGCCAGCGGACCCCCATCCGCCAGTCGGCGAGCAC
This genomic interval from Nocardioides euryhalodurans contains the following:
- the trpS gene encoding tryptophan--tRNA ligase translates to MPALTEPQTETARTASGGARPRVLSGIQPTADSFHFGNYLGALRQWVDLQEEHQPFFFIADQHAITVEQDPRLLRERTLRAAAQLLAMGVDPERSAIFVQSQVPAHAQLSWVLQCLTGFGEARRMTQFKDKSAKNGEGAASVGLFTYPVLQAADILLYRPHFVPVGEDQRQHLELTRDLAQRFNHRYKKTFRLPEPYILKATAKITDLQEPRAKMSKSASSPAGIIELLDEPKVSAKKVRSAVTDSGSEIRFDPEGKPGISNLLTIYSALTARPVADLEAEYDGRGYGALKTDLADVVVEFVTPFRDTTLELLDDQTHLTEVLRRGAEQAGAIAEATLRDVYQRVGFVAAAR
- a CDS encoding glycosyltransferase, giving the protein MRLALVTSGTRGDAQPLILLARELLERGHEPVLGLPPNLVALGEQAGLTTHALGPDTQQLVESEQGRAWLAAGDSKSFMKELSELSSRASEATTAGLLAACERAELVVAGVLMQDLALPLAEARGIPMVAVHSFPFDANRRYPNLFMTNRRLPGPLNLVSGKLFERVWWQGFSQEINAFRASVGLEATSVPTARQMARDGRVAIQAYDPLLTPGLAEAYGERRPLVGFLAPDGGFRDKLGEAGLPAPLADWLGDGEPPVFFGFGSMPVHDPDAAVTLITEVARRLEVRAVVNAGWGGLAALDPDGTDVTVVGQVDHDALLPRCRAAVHHGGAGTTYASLAAGVPTVVCSVFADQPFWGARLEELGLGATLRFADLDADRLEGALRRALDPAVAGRAAAVGGELRARPSATSRAVDIIEAALAG
- a CDS encoding MFS transporter produces the protein MPAPADRLQPLVTLTAPQPELAPARTRHVTLALVALAMGGFAIGTTEFVSMGLLPQLARGVEVSIPSAGHAISAYALGVVVGAPTIAFLAARLPRRSLLVGLMLAFALGNAASALATSYGALLVARFAAGLPHGAYFGVASLVAASMVPAARRGRAVASVMLGLSVANVVGVPAATWLGQNLGWRTAYWLVAVLGVVTVALVLAYVPASRGDSDATWKRELAALKRPQVLLTLVAGAVGFGGMFAVYTYIVPTITEVGGLPEAVAPVFLFVFGLGMVAGTWLAGRMADWSVMRSMFIGGAGQGLLLLLFALLAPAGWWTLPVLFGITVTGSVLVVALQLRLMSVAEEAQTMGAAMNHASLNVANALGAWLGGLVIAAGWGYRAPAIVGAVLAGLGLLVLAWSARLRHSHG
- a CDS encoding NADP-dependent isocitrate dehydrogenase; amino-acid sequence: MTDNAASRIIYTLTDEAPLLATYSFKPIVEAYAAQAGVAVETRDISLAGRIIAQFPDRLTDEQRLDDALAELGELATKPEANIIKLPNISASIPQLKAAIKELQEQGYDLPDYPENPQSEDERDARAKYDKVKGSAVNPVLREGNSDRRAPASVKNYAKAHPHRMGAWSTDSKTSVATMGEHDFRSNEQSVVVDADDTLRIEHVAADGTTTVLKDELKVLAGEVVDATFMDVAALRRFLTEQIARAKADDVLFSVHLKATMMKVSDPIIFGHAVQAFFPTLFEQYGEQLRAAGISPNDGLGGLLSAAADLPEGEAIKAAVETGLAEGPTMAMVDSDRGITNLHVPSDVIIDASMPAMIRGGGHMWGPDGDEHDTLAVIPDSSYAGVYQAVIDDCREHGALDPATMGSVPNVGLMAKAAEEYGSHDKTFEAPAAGTIRVVASSGDVLLEHEVQPGDIWRACQTKDASIRDWVKLAVSRARATGSPAVFWLDESRAHDRNLIAKVEQYLPEHDTEGLTIEVMAPAEATTYSLERIRKGEDTISVTGNVLRDYNTDLFPILEVGTSAKMLSIVPLMNGGGLFETGAGGSAPKHVQQLVKENYLRWDSLGEFFALAASFDHLADSTDNARAKVLAQTLDRATGTFLENDKSPSRKLGGIDNRGSHFYLALYWAQELAKQDDDAELAAAFGSLAERLAAQEDTIVGELVGVQGEPADIGGYFRPDPAKASAVMRPSTTLNEALASL
- a CDS encoding malate dehydrogenase, translating into MSHHLSGPLKVAVTGAAGQIGYSLLFRLASGALLGPDRPVELRLLEIEPALKALEGVVMELDDCAFPTLAGVEIGADPEKIFDGVNLALLVGARPRGPGMERGDLLEANGAIFTAQGKALNSVAADDVRVGVTGNPANTNALIAMTNAPDIPAERFSALTRLDHNRAISQLSAKTDAAVTEIKKMTIWGNHSATQYPDVFHAEIGGRNAAEVVDDQAWIENDFIPTVAKRGAAIIEARGSSSAASAASATIDAARDWLLGSAANDWVSMAVKSDGSYGVPEGIIYSFPVTTHEGNWEIVQGLEIDDFSRGRMDATAAELEDERQAVTELGLI
- a CDS encoding DUF3017 domain-containing protein, with amino-acid sequence MDDVPAGLPVPPPEQPLERRYPSTIGGALYLVALLGVAVGLIFVVLADWRMGVRWLGGSLLFAAVCRLVLPAQHAGMLAVRNRLLDAGLLIVVGASVIFLAGTIPNQPL